A window of Aerococcus urinae contains these coding sequences:
- the clpP gene encoding ATP-dependent Clp endopeptidase proteolytic subunit ClpP — MNLVPTVIEQSPRGERAYDIYSRLLKDRIIMLSGEVNDDMANSVIAQLLFLDAQDNEKDIYIYINSPGGSVTAGMAIYDTMQFVNADVVTIVTGLAASMGSILLIGGTKGKRYALPHSEVLIHQPLGGVQGQATEIEISARHILQTKQTLKEIIAERSGQDIDKVEKDMDRDYWMTAKEAKDYGIIDEIMASNQGLKGQE, encoded by the coding sequence ATGAATTTAGTACCTACAGTGATTGAACAATCACCTCGTGGCGAACGCGCTTATGATATTTATTCACGCTTATTGAAAGACCGTATTATTATGCTCAGTGGAGAAGTTAATGATGATATGGCAAACAGTGTTATTGCCCAATTACTTTTCTTAGATGCTCAAGATAATGAAAAAGATATCTATATTTACATTAATAGTCCAGGGGGATCAGTAACTGCAGGAATGGCAATTTACGACACCATGCAATTTGTTAATGCCGATGTTGTCACCATAGTTACTGGTCTAGCAGCTTCTATGGGCTCAATCCTATTAATTGGCGGCACAAAAGGAAAACGTTATGCCCTACCGCATTCTGAAGTGCTTATTCACCAACCTCTAGGTGGCGTTCAAGGTCAAGCCACTGAAATTGAAATCTCAGCTCGTCATATCTTACAAACCAAGCAAACCTTAAAAGAAATTATTGCTGAACGTTCTGGTCAAGATATCGATAAAGTAGAAAAAGATATGGACCGTGATTACTGGATGACTGCCAAAGAAGCTAAGGACTATGGCATCATTGATGAAATCATGGCTTCTAACCAAGGACTAAAAGGTCAAGAATAG
- a CDS encoding PTS fructose transporter subunit IIABC: protein MKLSDLFVKEAMDLNLQTDSKKDTLVHLAKRFSDCGGVSDAQAYVEKLEAREAQSTTGVGDEIAIPHAQHESIKEAAIIFARSAEGIEWESFDGQPAKLIFMIAAPEGGGGEHLKALAQLSKVLLKDGVKDALLKAESPDEVLEIIKAHDESEEAAEEKSEAKAAPVEADKTDSTDNDVYIVAVTACPTGIAHTYMAEERLKKAGKAAGYRIKVETNGQSGVENRLTKKDIEEATAVIVAADKQVEMARFDGKPIIIVPVGDGVNKADQLVERAANDKLPIYHAKKGQNAEEEESSDGETLGRLAYKHLMNGVSHMLPFVVAGGILIALSFFWGITSADPAADDYNQIAQALNTVGNLSFAMMLPMLAGFIGHSMADRIGLVIGVIGGICAEPSKFAAFTGVGIFENSVSSGFLGALVAGFLAGGIVWLLEKLFAWLPKSLNGMKSIFLYPVLGVLIMGFLMLFVINGPMGAVMNGLMSLINSIPPSMTIILGFVVGAMMSIDMGGPINKAAYVTGTALVTASAGAGSNVMAAVMCGGMVPPLAIAISATLQKSLWTVDERNSAYVNYVMGAAFITEGAIPFAAKDPLHVIPPLALGSGIAGALSMFFGCVSYVPHGGVFAVLAGGVTNGLMFLLSWLIGGAIAGILLNVFLNRAKTSEEAQKAE, encoded by the coding sequence ATGAAATTATCTGATTTATTTGTCAAAGAGGCTATGGATCTCAATTTACAAACTGATAGTAAAAAAGATACCCTAGTCCATCTAGCTAAGCGTTTCTCAGATTGTGGAGGCGTCAGTGATGCCCAAGCTTATGTGGAAAAATTAGAAGCCAGGGAAGCTCAATCTACTACTGGCGTTGGTGATGAAATTGCCATTCCTCATGCCCAACATGAATCAATCAAAGAAGCTGCTATTATTTTTGCTCGGAGCGCTGAAGGAATTGAATGGGAATCCTTTGACGGTCAACCGGCTAAATTAATCTTTATGATTGCTGCTCCAGAAGGGGGCGGTGGTGAACACCTGAAGGCCTTAGCGCAATTGTCTAAAGTCTTGTTAAAAGACGGAGTCAAAGATGCTTTATTAAAAGCAGAAAGTCCTGATGAAGTCCTAGAAATTATCAAGGCTCATGATGAAAGTGAAGAGGCAGCGGAAGAAAAGAGTGAAGCCAAAGCTGCACCAGTTGAAGCGGATAAGACTGATAGTACTGATAATGATGTATATATCGTTGCCGTGACCGCTTGTCCAACTGGGATCGCCCATACCTATATGGCGGAAGAACGCTTGAAAAAAGCCGGAAAAGCCGCTGGTTACCGGATTAAGGTTGAAACTAATGGTCAAAGTGGGGTAGAAAATCGTTTAACCAAAAAAGATATCGAAGAAGCAACTGCTGTCATTGTTGCTGCCGATAAACAAGTTGAAATGGCTCGTTTCGACGGCAAACCAATTATTATTGTTCCGGTTGGTGATGGTGTCAACAAGGCTGACCAATTAGTGGAACGGGCAGCCAATGACAAGCTACCCATCTATCATGCTAAGAAAGGCCAAAATGCTGAAGAAGAAGAGAGCTCAGATGGCGAAACATTAGGCCGTTTAGCTTATAAGCACTTAATGAATGGTGTTTCTCATATGTTACCATTCGTTGTTGCTGGTGGTATCTTAATTGCCTTGTCCTTCTTCTGGGGAATTACTTCCGCTGATCCAGCTGCTGATGATTACAACCAAATCGCCCAAGCCTTAAATACAGTAGGTAACTTATCCTTTGCGATGATGCTACCTATGTTGGCTGGTTTTATCGGTCATTCCATGGCAGACCGTATCGGTTTAGTGATCGGGGTTATTGGTGGTATCTGTGCGGAACCAAGTAAATTTGCTGCCTTTACTGGGGTTGGGATTTTTGAAAATTCGGTTTCCTCTGGTTTCCTTGGCGCCTTGGTTGCTGGTTTCTTAGCCGGCGGTATTGTTTGGCTATTAGAAAAATTGTTTGCCTGGCTACCTAAATCCTTAAACGGGATGAAATCGATCTTCCTATACCCAGTCCTTGGGGTATTGATTATGGGCTTCTTAATGCTCTTTGTCATCAATGGACCAATGGGTGCAGTGATGAACGGCTTAATGAGCCTTATCAATAGTATTCCACCTTCCATGACCATTATTTTAGGTTTTGTGGTTGGAGCGATGATGTCGATCGATATGGGTGGTCCGATTAATAAAGCCGCCTATGTTACCGGTACTGCCTTAGTTACCGCATCTGCTGGTGCAGGATCTAACGTGATGGCAGCCGTTATGTGTGGGGGAATGGTGCCTCCATTAGCCATTGCTATCTCTGCTACCTTGCAAAAGAGTCTCTGGACCGTAGATGAACGGAATAGTGCCTATGTCAATTATGTGATGGGAGCTGCCTTTATTACTGAAGGAGCGATTCCTTTCGCTGCTAAAGACCCGCTACACGTGATTCCACCGCTAGCTCTTGGTTCCGGAATTGCTGGAGCCTTAAGCATGTTCTTTGGCTGTGTTTCCTATGTTCCTCATGGTGGTGTATTCGCAGTCTTAGCCGGTGGGGTAACCAATGGCTTAATGTTCTTGCTCTCATGGTTAATCGGTGGGGCAATTGCAGGAATCTTACTAAACGTTTTCTTAAATCGTGCCAAAACTAGCGAAGAAGCGCAAAAAGCTGAATAA
- a CDS encoding MetQ/NlpA family ABC transporter substrate-binding protein: MKKWILRLMALLAAFTLVACQSGNTDSDKTVKVGVVGEKNDEWDYLKDELKEKEGIDLELVKFTDYRMPIEALEHNEIDMHAALTEIYMDNMNKESGYHNTTIGYTTLNPMGVFSNKIESIDQVKEGDKVAVPNDVSNESRALLLLQEAGLIKLNPDKGLMPTVEDITENPKNLEFITLDSNQTASALNDVTISCINNDMAADAGFVPTKDSIYLEKATDSSKPYWNVIAVDEKNKDNETYKKIVKYYQTPEVAKIIDEKSNGSSIPIWESQK; the protein is encoded by the coding sequence ATGAAGAAATGGATTTTACGATTGATGGCCCTATTAGCTGCTTTTACCCTAGTGGCTTGTCAATCAGGCAATACTGATAGTGATAAAACGGTAAAAGTAGGGGTCGTTGGTGAGAAAAATGACGAATGGGATTACTTAAAAGATGAATTGAAGGAAAAGGAAGGCATTGACCTTGAATTGGTAAAATTTACTGATTATCGGATGCCCATTGAAGCCTTAGAGCATAATGAAATTGATATGCACGCTGCCTTAACTGAAATTTATATGGACAATATGAATAAAGAATCTGGTTACCACAACACCACGATTGGATATACCACCCTTAACCCCATGGGAGTCTTCTCCAATAAGATTGAAAGCATCGATCAAGTCAAAGAGGGGGACAAGGTAGCAGTACCGAATGATGTCTCTAATGAAAGCCGGGCACTGTTATTGCTTCAAGAAGCAGGACTAATTAAGTTAAACCCAGATAAAGGGCTCATGCCAACCGTTGAGGATATCACTGAAAATCCCAAGAATTTGGAATTCATTACCTTGGATTCTAACCAAACAGCTAGTGCTTTAAACGACGTGACGATTTCTTGCATTAATAACGATATGGCCGCTGACGCAGGCTTTGTGCCAACCAAGGATTCCATTTATTTAGAAAAGGCTACCGATAGTTCTAAGCCGTATTGGAATGTTATTGCCGTTGATGAAAAGAATAAGGATAATGAAACTTATAAGAAGATTGTGAAGTACTACCAAACCCCTGAAGTCGCTAAAATTATCGATGAAAAAAGTAATGGCTCAAGTATTCCAATTTGGGAAAGCCAAAAATAA
- a CDS encoding phosphoglycerate kinase yields the protein MAKETVKDVNVQGKKILMRVDFNVPMKDGEITDDNRMVQALPTIKYVIEQGGKLILFSHLGKVKSEEDKKDKSLAPVAKHLEELLGQKVVFVPATRGQELEEAIDQLNDGEVLLFENTRFEDVDGKKESGNDPELGKYWASLGDGIFVNDAFGTAHRAHASNVGISANVDHAVAGFLMEKELNFLGDAVNNPKRPFVAILGGAKVSDKIAVIESLLNKADKVLIGGGMAYTFLKAKGYEVGNSLLEEDRVSLAKEIMEKAGDKLYLPVDVVVADDFSNDANTQVVAADAIPEGWEGLDSGPKTNELFAKQLEDAKTVVWNGPMGVFEMEKFAVGTNAVCKAVADLDDAITIVGGGDSASAAKNSGFAEKFSHISTGGGASLQFLEGNPLPGVEALSEK from the coding sequence ATGGCAAAAGAAACTGTAAAAGATGTTAATGTCCAAGGCAAAAAGATTTTAATGCGGGTTGACTTCAATGTCCCTATGAAGGATGGAGAGATTACCGATGATAATCGTATGGTCCAAGCCCTACCAACGATTAAATATGTGATTGAACAAGGCGGAAAATTGATCTTATTTTCTCACTTAGGCAAAGTCAAAAGTGAAGAAGACAAAAAAGACAAGTCTCTTGCTCCAGTCGCTAAACACTTAGAAGAACTCTTAGGGCAAAAAGTAGTCTTTGTTCCTGCTACTCGAGGACAAGAGTTAGAAGAAGCTATCGACCAATTAAATGATGGGGAAGTTTTACTCTTTGAAAACACCCGTTTTGAAGATGTTGATGGCAAGAAAGAATCAGGTAATGATCCTGAATTAGGCAAATACTGGGCTTCATTAGGCGATGGTATTTTTGTTAACGACGCCTTTGGGACTGCTCACCGCGCCCATGCATCGAATGTCGGTATTTCTGCCAATGTTGACCATGCAGTAGCTGGCTTCTTGATGGAAAAGGAATTAAACTTCTTAGGGGATGCCGTCAATAATCCTAAGCGGCCATTTGTAGCTATCCTAGGTGGGGCTAAGGTATCCGATAAAATTGCCGTGATTGAATCTTTGCTTAATAAGGCTGATAAAGTCCTTATTGGTGGGGGTATGGCTTATACCTTCTTAAAAGCAAAGGGTTATGAAGTGGGGAACTCCTTGTTGGAAGAAGACCGCGTTTCATTAGCCAAAGAAATCATGGAAAAAGCGGGGGACAAACTCTACCTGCCAGTAGATGTTGTCGTTGCCGATGACTTTTCAAATGACGCTAATACGCAAGTAGTGGCTGCTGATGCCATTCCTGAAGGTTGGGAAGGATTGGATTCCGGTCCTAAGACCAATGAATTATTCGCTAAACAATTAGAAGATGCCAAGACGGTCGTATGGAACGGCCCAATGGGTGTCTTTGAAATGGAAAAATTTGCCGTTGGTACCAATGCCGTATGTAAAGCGGTTGCTGACCTTGACGATGCCATTACTATTGTTGGTGGTGGGGATTCTGCATCAGCTGCTAAGAATTCAGGCTTTGCAGAAAAATTCTCACACATTTCTACCGGTGGGGGAGCTTCTTTACAATTCTTAGAAGGTAATCCTCTACCAGGTGTTGAAGCGTTAAGTGAAAAATAA
- the tpiA gene encoding triose-phosphate isomerase: MRQVLIAGNWKLNKTASEAKAFIEDLKAKLSGNEKAEVLVCPPALYVQSLLSESQGTNIKVGAQNCYYENSGAFTGEISPLALADLGASYVVIGHSERRELFSESDEDVAKKAKAIFDNGMTPIICCGETLDQREEGIAKEWITGQIKAALQELSQEEIAKSVIAYEPIWAIGTGKTASPEDAEEICSHIRDVVFEVAGQEASDAVRILYGGSVKPANVKDILAQENIDGALVGGASLQVDDFLALVNAAE; encoded by the coding sequence GTGAGACAAGTTTTAATTGCCGGAAACTGGAAATTAAATAAAACCGCTAGTGAAGCAAAAGCTTTTATTGAAGACTTGAAAGCTAAATTAAGTGGTAACGAAAAGGCTGAAGTTTTGGTTTGCCCACCAGCTCTATACGTTCAAAGCTTACTCTCTGAAAGTCAAGGCACTAACATTAAAGTTGGTGCTCAAAACTGCTACTATGAAAATAGTGGGGCTTTCACTGGAGAAATTTCACCTTTAGCTTTAGCTGATCTAGGAGCGAGCTATGTGGTTATCGGTCACTCTGAACGTCGTGAATTATTTAGTGAATCTGATGAAGATGTTGCTAAGAAAGCTAAAGCAATCTTCGATAATGGCATGACCCCAATTATTTGTTGTGGGGAAACTTTAGACCAACGTGAAGAAGGCATTGCTAAAGAGTGGATCACTGGACAAATTAAGGCAGCTTTACAGGAACTTAGCCAAGAGGAAATTGCCAAAAGTGTCATTGCTTATGAACCAATCTGGGCAATTGGTACCGGTAAAACCGCCTCTCCAGAAGACGCTGAAGAAATTTGTAGCCACATCCGTGACGTTGTTTTTGAAGTTGCTGGTCAAGAAGCTAGCGATGCTGTCCGTATCCTTTACGGTGGCTCAGTGAAACCAGCTAATGTAAAAGATATTTTAGCCCAAGAAAATATTGATGGCGCCTTAGTCGGGGGAGCTAGTCTTCAAGTCGACGATTTTCTTGCCTTGGTTAATGCTGCAGAATAA
- the gap gene encoding type I glyceraldehyde-3-phosphate dehydrogenase has translation MVKVGINGFGRIGRLAFRRIQDVEGLEVVAINDLTDSKMLAHLLKYDTTHGRFNGEIEVLDDAFKVNGKEVKVMSHPDPAEIPWGDLGVEVVLEATGFFASKEKAELHLKGGAKKVVITAPGGADIPTIVYNTNHEILTGDETVISGASCTTNCLAPLADALNKSFGIVEGLMSTIHAYTGDQNTLDAPHRKGDFRRARAAAENIIPNTTGAAKAVGQVLPELNGKLDGSAQRVPVKSGSITEFFTVLEKNVTVEEVNAAMKATSNESFGYNEDEIVSSDIVGMTYGSLFDATLTKVMDVDGKQLVKTAAWYDNEMSYTSQLVRTLEYFAKL, from the coding sequence ATGGTAAAAGTAGGTATTAATGGTTTTGGACGTATCGGACGTTTAGCTTTCCGTCGTATCCAAGATGTTGAAGGTTTAGAAGTAGTTGCAATCAATGATTTAACTGACTCAAAAATGTTAGCTCACTTATTGAAATATGATACCACTCATGGTCGTTTCAATGGTGAAATTGAAGTCCTAGATGACGCCTTCAAAGTAAACGGTAAAGAAGTTAAAGTTATGTCTCATCCAGACCCAGCTGAAATTCCTTGGGGTGACTTAGGTGTAGAAGTTGTTCTAGAAGCTACTGGTTTCTTTGCATCAAAAGAAAAAGCTGAACTACACTTAAAAGGTGGCGCTAAGAAAGTTGTTATTACTGCACCAGGTGGAGCAGATATTCCAACTATCGTTTACAACACCAACCACGAAATCTTAACAGGGGATGAAACTGTTATTTCTGGTGCTTCATGTACCACTAACTGTTTAGCACCTTTAGCAGATGCTTTAAACAAGAGCTTTGGTATTGTTGAAGGTTTAATGTCTACTATCCATGCTTATACAGGGGACCAAAACACCTTGGATGCTCCACACCGTAAGGGAGACTTCCGTCGTGCACGTGCCGCTGCAGAAAACATTATTCCTAACACTACCGGTGCTGCAAAAGCTGTTGGTCAAGTGTTACCAGAATTAAATGGTAAATTAGATGGTTCCGCACAACGTGTACCTGTTAAATCTGGTTCTATTACTGAATTCTTCACCGTTCTTGAAAAGAATGTTACCGTTGAAGAAGTTAACGCTGCTATGAAGGCTACTTCAAATGAATCCTTCGGTTACAACGAAGATGAAATCGTTTCTTCAGATATTGTAGGTATGACTTATGGTTCCTTATTCGATGCAACCTTAACTAAAGTTATGGACGTTGACGGTAAGCAATTAGTGAAGACTGCTGCATGGTATGACAACGAAATGTCATATACTTCACAATTAGTACGTACCTTAGAATACTTCGCTAAGTTATAA
- a CDS encoding sugar-binding transcriptional regulator codes for MKAVYSRILKVVPELEDLFKKRMQILQMVLRFQPIGRQILAKKLDMTERPLRRETNILKKEGLLDSTRNGMVITAKGEEALAFAREMLHEDSSLFAKEQRLEKQLGIDEVHIIESNLDEENSTLAQIGVFLSNYLANTLPEGYITVAVSGGSTILEVAKSLNRKVLTKNRHFTIVPARGGMGDSVAIQANTISDQLAHRLNGTTNSLYVPDVLTEETRDLLVKEPSIQETLNILKRTDALLFSVGDAKIMAQRRGFSSELIDKILAKGAIGEAFGCFYTKEGEIVYQMPRIGLQLDQIKDIQYPILIAGGRAKAKAIQAFAKLAPFNFVLVTDLGVSNQVLNEETH; via the coding sequence ATGAAAGCCGTTTACAGTAGAATCCTTAAAGTGGTTCCTGAATTGGAAGACCTCTTTAAAAAAAGGATGCAAATTTTACAAATGGTCTTACGCTTTCAACCTATTGGTCGCCAAATTTTGGCAAAGAAGTTAGACATGACTGAGCGACCACTCCGGCGTGAAACGAATATCCTTAAAAAAGAAGGGTTACTAGATTCCACTAGAAATGGAATGGTTATCACCGCTAAGGGTGAGGAAGCTTTAGCTTTTGCTCGTGAAATGCTCCATGAAGATTCTAGTTTATTTGCTAAGGAACAACGCTTAGAAAAGCAACTAGGTATCGATGAGGTACATATTATTGAGAGTAATCTTGATGAAGAAAATAGTACCTTGGCGCAAATAGGGGTTTTCCTATCTAACTATTTAGCCAATACTTTGCCAGAAGGATACATTACGGTGGCTGTTTCAGGCGGCTCGACAATACTCGAGGTTGCTAAAAGCTTAAACCGTAAAGTTTTAACTAAGAATCGGCATTTTACGATAGTTCCTGCCCGTGGTGGCATGGGCGATTCGGTGGCAATTCAGGCAAATACAATTAGTGACCAACTCGCACACCGCTTAAACGGGACCACTAATTCTCTCTACGTTCCTGATGTTCTTACTGAAGAAACGAGAGACTTATTGGTAAAAGAGCCCTCCATTCAAGAAACATTAAATATTTTAAAGCGGACTGATGCTTTATTATTTAGTGTTGGCGATGCTAAAATCATGGCCCAAAGACGGGGATTTTCATCAGAATTGATTGATAAAATCCTTGCTAAAGGAGCTATTGGGGAAGCATTCGGGTGTTTTTACACCAAAGAGGGGGAAATAGTTTATCAAATGCCCCGTATTGGTTTACAATTAGATCAAATAAAGGATATTCAATATCCCATTCTAATTGCTGGCGGACGTGCTAAAGCAAAAGCCATTCAAGCTTTTGCAAAACTCGCACCCTTTAATTTTGTCTTAGTGACGGATTTAGGGGTAAGTAATCAGGTTTTAAATGAGGAAACTCATTAA
- the pfkB gene encoding 1-phosphofructokinase — protein sequence MIYTITFNPAVDLVMQVDDIKLGDLNRSHEDHYVAGGKGINASVVFQRLGKENIATGFIGGFSGQFIIDELEAEGVNTHFIELDQPTRINVKLKGPQETEINAQGPRVDADKFQELMTYLNEELTENDTVFLAGNAAPGLDEEAYIRIAKLCLEKKVNFVLDSNKQLLKACLEYKPFIIKPNREELGELFETQIESDADLIKYAKALQEAGALNVLVSLGGDGSLLLTEAGDIYRANVPTGKVINSVGAGDSMLSGFISAYVESKDYAESLKIAAATGSGTAFSVGITTKDLVEELVDQIVVKKEN from the coding sequence ATGATTTATACCATTACCTTTAATCCCGCTGTGGATTTAGTAATGCAAGTTGATGATATAAAATTAGGTGACCTAAACCGATCCCATGAAGACCACTATGTGGCAGGTGGTAAAGGGATTAATGCATCAGTCGTCTTCCAGCGTTTAGGGAAAGAAAATATTGCCACTGGTTTTATTGGTGGATTTTCCGGTCAATTCATTATTGATGAATTAGAAGCTGAAGGGGTCAATACCCATTTTATTGAACTCGACCAGCCTACTCGGATTAATGTGAAGCTCAAAGGCCCACAAGAAACCGAAATTAATGCCCAAGGACCAAGAGTCGATGCTGATAAATTCCAAGAATTAATGACTTACTTGAATGAAGAACTGACAGAAAATGATACTGTCTTTCTAGCAGGAAATGCCGCTCCTGGATTGGATGAGGAAGCTTATATCCGTATTGCTAAATTATGCTTAGAGAAAAAAGTTAATTTTGTTTTAGATTCTAATAAGCAATTATTAAAAGCCTGTTTAGAATATAAACCTTTTATTATTAAACCAAACCGCGAAGAACTTGGTGAACTATTCGAAACTCAGATTGAATCAGATGCTGATTTAATTAAATATGCCAAGGCCTTACAGGAAGCTGGGGCTTTAAATGTCTTAGTATCCCTAGGTGGTGATGGGAGCTTACTGTTGACTGAAGCGGGAGATATCTACCGGGCCAATGTGCCTACTGGGAAGGTTATAAACTCTGTAGGAGCTGGCGATTCCATGTTGTCTGGCTTTATCAGTGCTTACGTTGAAAGTAAGGACTATGCCGAATCATTAAAAATCGCTGCAGCTACTGGATCAGGAACAGCCTTTTCCGTTGGAATTACGACGAAGGACTTAGTTGAAGAATTAGTTGATCAAATTGTCGTTAAGAAAGAAAATTAA
- a CDS encoding Ltp family lipoprotein: MKNNHKNAFGGISLIIFIIIILFIGSYSDHKDKKDTSASQSSHTSESSKKYSESHSKSSESHTYKTESSESKLKDNTPQEYKNALQKATSYSNHFYMSKSGLYDQLTSEHGEHFSPEAANYAITNVKASWKNNALEKAKSYSSHMSLSKLGLYQQLVSEHGEKFTPEEAQYAIDNVQANWERNALEKAKSYYTNMSMSKAAVYDQLVSQYGEQFTPEEAQYAINHLPN; encoded by the coding sequence ATGAAAAATAATCATAAAAATGCATTTGGAGGGATAAGTTTAATAATATTTATTATTATAATCCTATTTATTGGATCATATTCGGACCATAAAGACAAAAAAGATACATCAGCATCTCAATCTAGCCATACATCTGAATCTTCTAAAAAATATAGCGAATCTCATTCAAAATCAAGCGAATCTCACACGTACAAAACAGAAAGTTCAGAGTCTAAATTAAAGGATAATACTCCTCAAGAATATAAAAACGCATTGCAAAAAGCCACGAGTTATTCAAATCATTTCTACATGTCAAAAAGTGGGCTTTATGATCAGCTAACTTCCGAACATGGAGAGCATTTTTCTCCTGAAGCGGCTAATTATGCTATTACTAATGTAAAAGCTTCCTGGAAAAATAACGCTTTAGAAAAAGCTAAGAGCTATAGTTCTCATATGTCTTTGTCAAAGCTGGGCCTCTACCAGCAACTAGTTTCAGAGCATGGGGAAAAATTCACTCCCGAGGAAGCTCAATATGCTATTGATAACGTTCAAGCCAATTGGGAAAGAAACGCTTTAGAAAAAGCTAAAAGTTACTATACAAATATGTCCATGTCAAAGGCAGCAGTCTATGATCAGTTAGTATCGCAATATGGAGAACAATTTACTCCGGAAGAAGCTCAATATGCTATAAACCATTTGCCAAACTAA
- the eno gene encoding phosphopyruvate hydratase: MSLITNIHAREILDSRGNPTVEVELYTELGAFGRGLVPSGASTGEHEAVELRDGDKDRYEGKGVLKAVENVNTVIAEAIVGMEVTDQVGIDEAMIALDGTKNKGKLGANAILGVSLAAAHAAADELDVPLYNYLGGFNAHVLPTPMMNIVNGGSHSDAPIAFQEFMIVPAGAPSFREALRWGAETFHALKGILKGRGLETSVGDEGGFAPRFEGTEDALQTIIDAIEAAGRKAGEDIFIALDCASSEFYIDGKYDYTKFEGEGAAVRSAAEQVEYIEELVNKYPIISVEDGMDENDWEGFKLLTERIGDKVQLVGDDLYVTNTDYLKRGIEEGIANSILIKVNQIGTLTETFNAIEMAKRANYTAVVSHRSGETEDATIADIAVSTNAGQIKTGSLSRTDRMAKYNQLLRIEDQLGETAEYQGIHAFYNLSK; the protein is encoded by the coding sequence ATGTCATTAATTACTAACATCCATGCCCGTGAAATTTTGGACTCCCGTGGTAACCCAACCGTTGAAGTAGAATTATATACTGAATTAGGCGCATTCGGCCGTGGTTTAGTACCTTCTGGTGCTTCAACTGGTGAACATGAAGCGGTTGAACTTCGTGATGGCGACAAAGATCGTTATGAAGGTAAGGGTGTCCTAAAAGCTGTTGAAAATGTTAATACAGTGATTGCTGAAGCTATTGTTGGTATGGAAGTTACTGACCAAGTAGGTATTGATGAAGCTATGATCGCTTTAGACGGTACCAAGAACAAAGGTAAATTAGGGGCTAATGCTATCTTAGGTGTTTCTCTTGCTGCTGCTCATGCTGCTGCTGATGAATTAGACGTGCCATTGTATAACTACTTAGGTGGATTCAACGCCCATGTTTTACCTACTCCAATGATGAATATTGTTAACGGTGGTTCTCACTCAGACGCACCAATTGCCTTCCAAGAATTTATGATTGTGCCTGCAGGGGCTCCTTCATTTAGAGAAGCTTTACGTTGGGGTGCTGAAACCTTCCACGCTTTGAAAGGCATTCTTAAAGGCCGCGGTTTAGAAACTTCCGTTGGTGACGAAGGTGGTTTTGCTCCTCGCTTTGAAGGTACTGAAGACGCTTTACAAACCATCATTGACGCGATCGAAGCTGCTGGACGTAAAGCCGGTGAAGACATCTTTATCGCTTTAGACTGTGCTTCTTCTGAATTCTACATCGATGGAAAATATGACTACACCAAATTCGAAGGTGAAGGCGCTGCTGTTCGCTCTGCTGCTGAACAAGTTGAATACATCGAAGAATTAGTTAACAAATACCCAATCATCTCTGTTGAAGATGGTATGGATGAAAATGACTGGGAAGGTTTCAAATTATTAACTGAACGTATTGGTGATAAAGTACAATTAGTTGGTGATGACCTCTATGTAACTAATACTGACTACTTGAAACGTGGTATTGAAGAAGGCATTGCAAACTCAATCTTAATTAAGGTTAACCAAATTGGTACTTTAACAGAAACCTTCAACGCCATCGAAATGGCTAAACGTGCTAACTACACTGCCGTTGTTTCCCACCGTTCTGGTGAAACCGAAGATGCAACCATCGCTGACATTGCTGTATCAACCAACGCTGGTCAAATTAAGACTGGTTCCTTATCACGTACTGACCGGATGGCTAAATACAACCAATTACTACGTATTGAAGACCAACTTGGTGAAACTGCTGAATACCAAGGAATCCATGCATTCTACAACTTAAGCAAATAA